The following coding sequences lie in one Arachis hypogaea cultivar Tifrunner chromosome 4, arahy.Tifrunner.gnm2.J5K5, whole genome shotgun sequence genomic window:
- the LOC112797142 gene encoding delta(14)-sterol reductase isoform X5 yields MDLSSLLQALIPSWNSAYLLLGFFAYLAIAGSIVLGKLVPGVVLADGTRLHYRCNGLVLLLLLVALLGISAKMDFVSPTAISERGFELLSTTFIFSFLVTLALYFAGCKSQSKSSSLKPHTTGNLIHDWWFGIQLNPQFMGIDLKFLFVRAGMMGWLLINLSVLAKSIQDGTLSKSMILFQIFCALYILDYFVHEEYMTSTWDIIAERLGFMLVFGDLVWIPFTFSIQGWWLLANEVELTMTTIIANCLVFLIGSNFADTWYFEEQTSKNMYSKRIQRPLFGVSLQKSLVESYLLLVIGVLLDIVIT; encoded by the exons ATGGATCTGAGTTCTCTTCTTCAAGCTCTTATACCATCATGGAACTCA GCTTATTTGCTTCTGGGCTTCTTTGCTTATTTGGCAATTGCGGGATCCATTGTGCTGGGAAAACTTGTTCCTGGGGTTGTTCTTGCTGATGGAACTCGCCTTCATTATCGCTGTAATG GTTTAGTCTTGCTTCTTCTGTTGGTTGCACTTCTTGGGATTAGTGCCAAGATGGATTTTGTATCTCCTACC GCTATATCTGAGAGAGGATTTGAGCTGCTGTCCACAACATTTATCTTCAGTTTTCTT GTGACCCTGGCACTTTATTTTGCGGGCTGCAAGTCACAAAGTAAAAGTTCATCACTAAAACCTCATACCACTGGAAACCTGATACATGATTG GTGGTTTGGAATACAACTGAATCCTCAGTTTATGGGTATTGACCTCAA atttttgtttgttagagcTGGAATGATGGGGTGGCTGCTTATCAATTTATCCGTTCTTGCAAAAAGCATTCAAGATGGTACTCTGAGCAAATCAATGATTCTCTTCCAGATATTCTGTGCA TTATACATCTTGGACTACTTTGTGCATGAAGAGTACATGACATCAAC ctGGGACATAATTGCAGAGAGGTTGGGCTTCATGTTGGTCTTTGGAGATTTAGTTTGGATTCCTTTTACTTTTAGCATTCAG GGCTGGTGGCTCTTAGCAAACGAGGTGGAGTTAACAATGACAACCATTATAGCTAATTGCCTTGTCTTCCTGATTGG ATCAAACTTTGCAGATACATGGTATTTCGAGGAGCAAACAAGCAAAAACATGTATTCAAAAAGAATCCAAAGGCCCCTATTTGGGGTAAGCCTCCAAAAGTCATTGGTGGAAAGTTACTTGCTTCTGGTTATTG gGGTATTGCTAGACATTGTAATTACCTAG
- the LOC112797142 gene encoding delta(14)-sterol reductase isoform X2, which yields MDLSSLLQALIPSWNSAYLLLGFFAYLAIAGSIVLGKLVPGVVLADGTRLHYRCLVLLLLLVALLGISAKMDFVSPTAISERGFELLSTTFIFSFLVTLALYFAGCKSQSKSSSLKPHTTGNLIHDWWFGIQLNPQFMGIDLKFLFVRAGMMGWLLINLSVLAKSIQDGTLSKSMILFQIFCALYILDYFVHEEYMTSTWDIIAERLGFMLVFGDLVWIPFTFSIQGWWLLANEVELTMTTIIANCLVFLIGYMVFRGANKQKHVFKKNPKAPIWGKPPKVIGGKLLASGYWGIARHCNYLGDLLLALSFSLPCGISSPVPYFYPIYLLILLIWRERRDESRCAKKYKEIWTEYRKLVPWRILPYVY from the exons ATGGATCTGAGTTCTCTTCTTCAAGCTCTTATACCATCATGGAACTCA GCTTATTTGCTTCTGGGCTTCTTTGCTTATTTGGCAATTGCGGGATCCATTGTGCTGGGAAAACTTGTTCCTGGGGTTGTTCTTGCTGATGGAACTCGCCTTCATTATCGCT GTTTAGTCTTGCTTCTTCTGTTGGTTGCACTTCTTGGGATTAGTGCCAAGATGGATTTTGTATCTCCTACC GCTATATCTGAGAGAGGATTTGAGCTGCTGTCCACAACATTTATCTTCAGTTTTCTT GTGACCCTGGCACTTTATTTTGCGGGCTGCAAGTCACAAAGTAAAAGTTCATCACTAAAACCTCATACCACTGGAAACCTGATACATGATTG GTGGTTTGGAATACAACTGAATCCTCAGTTTATGGGTATTGACCTCAA atttttgtttgttagagcTGGAATGATGGGGTGGCTGCTTATCAATTTATCCGTTCTTGCAAAAAGCATTCAAGATGGTACTCTGAGCAAATCAATGATTCTCTTCCAGATATTCTGTGCA TTATACATCTTGGACTACTTTGTGCATGAAGAGTACATGACATCAAC ctGGGACATAATTGCAGAGAGGTTGGGCTTCATGTTGGTCTTTGGAGATTTAGTTTGGATTCCTTTTACTTTTAGCATTCAG GGCTGGTGGCTCTTAGCAAACGAGGTGGAGTTAACAATGACAACCATTATAGCTAATTGCCTTGTCTTCCTGATTGG ATACATGGTATTTCGAGGAGCAAACAAGCAAAAACATGTATTCAAAAAGAATCCAAAGGCCCCTATTTGGGGTAAGCCTCCAAAAGTCATTGGTGGAAAGTTACTTGCTTCTGGTTATTG gGGTATTGCTAGACATTGTAATTACCTAGGTGACTTACTTCTTGCTCTCTCCTTTAGCTTACCTTGTGGGATAAG TTCACCAGTTCCATACTTCTATCCAATATATCTTCTTATTCTGTTGATATGGAGGGAGAGAAGGGATGAATCTCGTTGTGCGAAGAAGTATAAAGAGATATGGACTGAGTATCGAAAACTTGTTCCTTGGAGAATATTGCCATATGTGTattag
- the LOC112797142 gene encoding delta(14)-sterol reductase isoform X6 encodes MDLSSLLQALIPSWNSAYLLLGFFAYLAIAGSIVLGKLVPGVVLADGTRLHYRCLVLLLLLVALLGISAKMDFVSPTAISERGFELLSTTFIFSFLVTLALYFAGCKSQSKSSSLKPHTTGNLIHDWWFGIQLNPQFMGIDLKFLFVRAGMMGWLLINLSVLAKSIQDGTLSKSMILFQIFCALYILDYFVHEEYMTSTWDIIAERLGFMLVFGDLVWIPFTFSIQGWWLLANEVELTMTTIIANCLVFLIGSNFADTWYFEEQTSKNMYSKRIQRPLFGVSLQKSLVESYLLLVIGVLLDIVIT; translated from the exons ATGGATCTGAGTTCTCTTCTTCAAGCTCTTATACCATCATGGAACTCA GCTTATTTGCTTCTGGGCTTCTTTGCTTATTTGGCAATTGCGGGATCCATTGTGCTGGGAAAACTTGTTCCTGGGGTTGTTCTTGCTGATGGAACTCGCCTTCATTATCGCT GTTTAGTCTTGCTTCTTCTGTTGGTTGCACTTCTTGGGATTAGTGCCAAGATGGATTTTGTATCTCCTACC GCTATATCTGAGAGAGGATTTGAGCTGCTGTCCACAACATTTATCTTCAGTTTTCTT GTGACCCTGGCACTTTATTTTGCGGGCTGCAAGTCACAAAGTAAAAGTTCATCACTAAAACCTCATACCACTGGAAACCTGATACATGATTG GTGGTTTGGAATACAACTGAATCCTCAGTTTATGGGTATTGACCTCAA atttttgtttgttagagcTGGAATGATGGGGTGGCTGCTTATCAATTTATCCGTTCTTGCAAAAAGCATTCAAGATGGTACTCTGAGCAAATCAATGATTCTCTTCCAGATATTCTGTGCA TTATACATCTTGGACTACTTTGTGCATGAAGAGTACATGACATCAAC ctGGGACATAATTGCAGAGAGGTTGGGCTTCATGTTGGTCTTTGGAGATTTAGTTTGGATTCCTTTTACTTTTAGCATTCAG GGCTGGTGGCTCTTAGCAAACGAGGTGGAGTTAACAATGACAACCATTATAGCTAATTGCCTTGTCTTCCTGATTGG ATCAAACTTTGCAGATACATGGTATTTCGAGGAGCAAACAAGCAAAAACATGTATTCAAAAAGAATCCAAAGGCCCCTATTTGGGGTAAGCCTCCAAAAGTCATTGGTGGAAAGTTACTTGCTTCTGGTTATTG gGGTATTGCTAGACATTGTAATTACCTAG
- the LOC112797142 gene encoding delta(14)-sterol reductase isoform X7: MDLSSLLQALIPSWNSAYLLLGFFAYLAIAGSIVLGKLVPGVVLADGTRLHYRCNGLVLLLLLVALLGISAKMDFVSPTAISERGFELLSTTFIFSFLVTLALYFAGCKSQSKSSSLKPHTTGNLIHDWWFGIQLNPQFMGIDLKAGMMGWLLINLSVLAKSIQDGTLSKSMILFQIFCALYILDYFVHEEYMTSTWDIIAERLGFMLVFGDLVWIPFTFSIQGWWLLANEVELTMTTIIANCLVFLIGSNFADTWYFEEQTSKNMYSKRIQRPLFGVSLQKSLVESYLLLVIGVLLDIVIT; the protein is encoded by the exons ATGGATCTGAGTTCTCTTCTTCAAGCTCTTATACCATCATGGAACTCA GCTTATTTGCTTCTGGGCTTCTTTGCTTATTTGGCAATTGCGGGATCCATTGTGCTGGGAAAACTTGTTCCTGGGGTTGTTCTTGCTGATGGAACTCGCCTTCATTATCGCTGTAATG GTTTAGTCTTGCTTCTTCTGTTGGTTGCACTTCTTGGGATTAGTGCCAAGATGGATTTTGTATCTCCTACC GCTATATCTGAGAGAGGATTTGAGCTGCTGTCCACAACATTTATCTTCAGTTTTCTT GTGACCCTGGCACTTTATTTTGCGGGCTGCAAGTCACAAAGTAAAAGTTCATCACTAAAACCTCATACCACTGGAAACCTGATACATGATTG GTGGTTTGGAATACAACTGAATCCTCAGTTTATGGGTATTGACCTCAA agcTGGAATGATGGGGTGGCTGCTTATCAATTTATCCGTTCTTGCAAAAAGCATTCAAGATGGTACTCTGAGCAAATCAATGATTCTCTTCCAGATATTCTGTGCA TTATACATCTTGGACTACTTTGTGCATGAAGAGTACATGACATCAAC ctGGGACATAATTGCAGAGAGGTTGGGCTTCATGTTGGTCTTTGGAGATTTAGTTTGGATTCCTTTTACTTTTAGCATTCAG GGCTGGTGGCTCTTAGCAAACGAGGTGGAGTTAACAATGACAACCATTATAGCTAATTGCCTTGTCTTCCTGATTGG ATCAAACTTTGCAGATACATGGTATTTCGAGGAGCAAACAAGCAAAAACATGTATTCAAAAAGAATCCAAAGGCCCCTATTTGGGGTAAGCCTCCAAAAGTCATTGGTGGAAAGTTACTTGCTTCTGGTTATTG gGGTATTGCTAGACATTGTAATTACCTAG
- the LOC112797142 gene encoding delta(14)-sterol reductase isoform X1 codes for MDLSSLLQALIPSWNSAYLLLGFFAYLAIAGSIVLGKLVPGVVLADGTRLHYRCNGLVLLLLLVALLGISAKMDFVSPTAISERGFELLSTTFIFSFLVTLALYFAGCKSQSKSSSLKPHTTGNLIHDWWFGIQLNPQFMGIDLKFLFVRAGMMGWLLINLSVLAKSIQDGTLSKSMILFQIFCALYILDYFVHEEYMTSTWDIIAERLGFMLVFGDLVWIPFTFSIQGWWLLANEVELTMTTIIANCLVFLIGYMVFRGANKQKHVFKKNPKAPIWGKPPKVIGGKLLASGYWGIARHCNYLGDLLLALSFSLPCGISSPVPYFYPIYLLILLIWRERRDESRCAKKYKEIWTEYRKLVPWRILPYVY; via the exons ATGGATCTGAGTTCTCTTCTTCAAGCTCTTATACCATCATGGAACTCA GCTTATTTGCTTCTGGGCTTCTTTGCTTATTTGGCAATTGCGGGATCCATTGTGCTGGGAAAACTTGTTCCTGGGGTTGTTCTTGCTGATGGAACTCGCCTTCATTATCGCTGTAATG GTTTAGTCTTGCTTCTTCTGTTGGTTGCACTTCTTGGGATTAGTGCCAAGATGGATTTTGTATCTCCTACC GCTATATCTGAGAGAGGATTTGAGCTGCTGTCCACAACATTTATCTTCAGTTTTCTT GTGACCCTGGCACTTTATTTTGCGGGCTGCAAGTCACAAAGTAAAAGTTCATCACTAAAACCTCATACCACTGGAAACCTGATACATGATTG GTGGTTTGGAATACAACTGAATCCTCAGTTTATGGGTATTGACCTCAA atttttgtttgttagagcTGGAATGATGGGGTGGCTGCTTATCAATTTATCCGTTCTTGCAAAAAGCATTCAAGATGGTACTCTGAGCAAATCAATGATTCTCTTCCAGATATTCTGTGCA TTATACATCTTGGACTACTTTGTGCATGAAGAGTACATGACATCAAC ctGGGACATAATTGCAGAGAGGTTGGGCTTCATGTTGGTCTTTGGAGATTTAGTTTGGATTCCTTTTACTTTTAGCATTCAG GGCTGGTGGCTCTTAGCAAACGAGGTGGAGTTAACAATGACAACCATTATAGCTAATTGCCTTGTCTTCCTGATTGG ATACATGGTATTTCGAGGAGCAAACAAGCAAAAACATGTATTCAAAAAGAATCCAAAGGCCCCTATTTGGGGTAAGCCTCCAAAAGTCATTGGTGGAAAGTTACTTGCTTCTGGTTATTG gGGTATTGCTAGACATTGTAATTACCTAGGTGACTTACTTCTTGCTCTCTCCTTTAGCTTACCTTGTGGGATAAG TTCACCAGTTCCATACTTCTATCCAATATATCTTCTTATTCTGTTGATATGGAGGGAGAGAAGGGATGAATCTCGTTGTGCGAAGAAGTATAAAGAGATATGGACTGAGTATCGAAAACTTGTTCCTTGGAGAATATTGCCATATGTGTattag
- the LOC112797142 gene encoding delta(14)-sterol reductase isoform X3 — MDLSSLLQALIPSWNSAYLLLGFFAYLAIAGSIVLGKLVPGVVLADGTRLHYRCNGLVLLLLLVALLGISAKMDFVSPTAISERGFELLSTTFIFSFLVTLALYFAGCKSQSKSSSLKPHTTGNLIHDWWFGIQLNPQFMGIDLKAGMMGWLLINLSVLAKSIQDGTLSKSMILFQIFCALYILDYFVHEEYMTSTWDIIAERLGFMLVFGDLVWIPFTFSIQGWWLLANEVELTMTTIIANCLVFLIGYMVFRGANKQKHVFKKNPKAPIWGKPPKVIGGKLLASGYWGIARHCNYLGDLLLALSFSLPCGISSPVPYFYPIYLLILLIWRERRDESRCAKKYKEIWTEYRKLVPWRILPYVY, encoded by the exons ATGGATCTGAGTTCTCTTCTTCAAGCTCTTATACCATCATGGAACTCA GCTTATTTGCTTCTGGGCTTCTTTGCTTATTTGGCAATTGCGGGATCCATTGTGCTGGGAAAACTTGTTCCTGGGGTTGTTCTTGCTGATGGAACTCGCCTTCATTATCGCTGTAATG GTTTAGTCTTGCTTCTTCTGTTGGTTGCACTTCTTGGGATTAGTGCCAAGATGGATTTTGTATCTCCTACC GCTATATCTGAGAGAGGATTTGAGCTGCTGTCCACAACATTTATCTTCAGTTTTCTT GTGACCCTGGCACTTTATTTTGCGGGCTGCAAGTCACAAAGTAAAAGTTCATCACTAAAACCTCATACCACTGGAAACCTGATACATGATTG GTGGTTTGGAATACAACTGAATCCTCAGTTTATGGGTATTGACCTCAA agcTGGAATGATGGGGTGGCTGCTTATCAATTTATCCGTTCTTGCAAAAAGCATTCAAGATGGTACTCTGAGCAAATCAATGATTCTCTTCCAGATATTCTGTGCA TTATACATCTTGGACTACTTTGTGCATGAAGAGTACATGACATCAAC ctGGGACATAATTGCAGAGAGGTTGGGCTTCATGTTGGTCTTTGGAGATTTAGTTTGGATTCCTTTTACTTTTAGCATTCAG GGCTGGTGGCTCTTAGCAAACGAGGTGGAGTTAACAATGACAACCATTATAGCTAATTGCCTTGTCTTCCTGATTGG ATACATGGTATTTCGAGGAGCAAACAAGCAAAAACATGTATTCAAAAAGAATCCAAAGGCCCCTATTTGGGGTAAGCCTCCAAAAGTCATTGGTGGAAAGTTACTTGCTTCTGGTTATTG gGGTATTGCTAGACATTGTAATTACCTAGGTGACTTACTTCTTGCTCTCTCCTTTAGCTTACCTTGTGGGATAAG TTCACCAGTTCCATACTTCTATCCAATATATCTTCTTATTCTGTTGATATGGAGGGAGAGAAGGGATGAATCTCGTTGTGCGAAGAAGTATAAAGAGATATGGACTGAGTATCGAAAACTTGTTCCTTGGAGAATATTGCCATATGTGTattag
- the LOC112797142 gene encoding delta(14)-sterol reductase isoform X4: MDLSSLLQALIPSWNSAYLLLGFFAYLAIAGSIVLGKLVPGVVLADGTRLHYRCLVLLLLLVALLGISAKMDFVSPTAISERGFELLSTTFIFSFLVTLALYFAGCKSQSKSSSLKPHTTGNLIHDWWFGIQLNPQFMGIDLKAGMMGWLLINLSVLAKSIQDGTLSKSMILFQIFCALYILDYFVHEEYMTSTWDIIAERLGFMLVFGDLVWIPFTFSIQGWWLLANEVELTMTTIIANCLVFLIGYMVFRGANKQKHVFKKNPKAPIWGKPPKVIGGKLLASGYWGIARHCNYLGDLLLALSFSLPCGISSPVPYFYPIYLLILLIWRERRDESRCAKKYKEIWTEYRKLVPWRILPYVY; the protein is encoded by the exons ATGGATCTGAGTTCTCTTCTTCAAGCTCTTATACCATCATGGAACTCA GCTTATTTGCTTCTGGGCTTCTTTGCTTATTTGGCAATTGCGGGATCCATTGTGCTGGGAAAACTTGTTCCTGGGGTTGTTCTTGCTGATGGAACTCGCCTTCATTATCGCT GTTTAGTCTTGCTTCTTCTGTTGGTTGCACTTCTTGGGATTAGTGCCAAGATGGATTTTGTATCTCCTACC GCTATATCTGAGAGAGGATTTGAGCTGCTGTCCACAACATTTATCTTCAGTTTTCTT GTGACCCTGGCACTTTATTTTGCGGGCTGCAAGTCACAAAGTAAAAGTTCATCACTAAAACCTCATACCACTGGAAACCTGATACATGATTG GTGGTTTGGAATACAACTGAATCCTCAGTTTATGGGTATTGACCTCAA agcTGGAATGATGGGGTGGCTGCTTATCAATTTATCCGTTCTTGCAAAAAGCATTCAAGATGGTACTCTGAGCAAATCAATGATTCTCTTCCAGATATTCTGTGCA TTATACATCTTGGACTACTTTGTGCATGAAGAGTACATGACATCAAC ctGGGACATAATTGCAGAGAGGTTGGGCTTCATGTTGGTCTTTGGAGATTTAGTTTGGATTCCTTTTACTTTTAGCATTCAG GGCTGGTGGCTCTTAGCAAACGAGGTGGAGTTAACAATGACAACCATTATAGCTAATTGCCTTGTCTTCCTGATTGG ATACATGGTATTTCGAGGAGCAAACAAGCAAAAACATGTATTCAAAAAGAATCCAAAGGCCCCTATTTGGGGTAAGCCTCCAAAAGTCATTGGTGGAAAGTTACTTGCTTCTGGTTATTG gGGTATTGCTAGACATTGTAATTACCTAGGTGACTTACTTCTTGCTCTCTCCTTTAGCTTACCTTGTGGGATAAG TTCACCAGTTCCATACTTCTATCCAATATATCTTCTTATTCTGTTGATATGGAGGGAGAGAAGGGATGAATCTCGTTGTGCGAAGAAGTATAAAGAGATATGGACTGAGTATCGAAAACTTGTTCCTTGGAGAATATTGCCATATGTGTattag